AACAATCATGTATGAAAATACGATTAAAATTACACCACATAATAGTGCACTCGTTGCTATTTTGACCCTTTATTGTGTTAGTGTGAATTTGAATTTAGGCGATAATcatgaatggggggggggggggggggggtatcaTGTAAGTATGTTGTCTAGCTCGCCAACAtgcagtcctagtgatttattgtACAACGGATAACTCTAATGattcttattttactttaaaacgTACACTTACAAAGGCATATCTTTGATGTTAAAAAGCTATATGCTATGCAAAAAATGCAAATCGTCGTTTCCACACTGAGCCTTTTACAGGCGGGACAAGCTCATTTTAGCAGagcaaataattgtttttttttttgaaatgataTATATTAACTATAAACTCTTTCAGTGTTTTGTGCAGATACATGTGCCATTCCACTTCAGCAGATGGCCAGTCAAATTTACTACCTCTGAGATGCCACCTGGTCCTGATTTTAGGCCCAAACTATCTATAGCCATGATTACAGGGATGCGTCGAATATAAACAGGATGATGAAATGATAAATACATTTAGCTTGGACTGAAATATCCGCTGCTACTGCATATTAGCCAGGTTTCGTGTCGGTTTAAGTAGACGTCATCCTATATGATTTCGGGCTCAGATATTTTCTGtaagtcgtgtgtgtgtgtgtgtgtgtgtgtgtgtgtgtgtgtgtgtgtgtaagaagcTGGAAGTGACTCCTGGTCAAGTGATTGGAACTCAGGCATGTCCCTGTGGACCAAGGTTATTAAACGAAGActaatgaaataacaaaaactaaaatggaaaaacacaatttccttcaaaataaaaactagaatttaaaaaaggaaataaataaataactgaaactgaattgtgtgtatataaaaaaatatttcatacaTAACGCTTTTGGGTTCAAAAGAAGAATCTTTATTTTTAGCACAAACAGTTAAAATGCCAGGCAAATGCTCCATATTACCAAAAACTAACActcaaactaataaaaactaaaataaaactaagcatttacaaaaaaacaaaaactaattaaaaaaaacgagCAAACCCACTCTAAAAACTACTTATAATCTTGATCTGGACAATGTGTAAACCCACTAACCCTGTTCGTTTACgggcaaaataaaacaatgtttatcACGCTAAATCCAATTTAGGTCACTGATTCAGATCAAAAGCAATAACCCATCATCAATTCTCATAATCAGTATTGATCAAATCTCGTTCACAGCTGGTGAATTTGCTGCAACAGCTGCCTCTCCCTGTTTCTCTCCACGGAGCCAAAGCTATTTACTATTTGATTAAGcgaataaaaaaatgtgttgattacAGCTGACCAGTGCACATAATCTGTTGCTTCTGGCTActgctttatttttgccatattCTAGTAGCACTAATAAAGTTACTTGGCTGTCTGTCTCCATGCTTATTTAAGGTCAACTGATGAATCTTGTATGCACTGTATAAGAAAAGTCATTAAACGTCACAATGTGTCTCACAAACCGGTGAGTGCACACCAAGACAAAGGACAATGTATTTTAAACCCATGGAGACGTTTTGACATGTTCACAATGTTACAATGGACTGTGTCTGGTCTGACCACTACCGCATCCTCCACTGTGAATAAAATGGGATTTTGATGCCATTTAATGTtgtaatctaataataataatctagtGTGACTGGACCGTAAGAGCCACACTTCTCACTGTAACCGTGTTACACTGATGTGAAAGCGTGGTGATGGTGTAACTGTACACTGATTCAAAATGGAGCCAACTCTCCCAAAGGACCCCGCGTGTTATACGTAGGAGTTTTTAAAGGCTCCACCTTGTATTTTGTTCCTTCAACTGTGTGTCATTATAATTTACTATcagaataatatataaatactgaAAATGAGTATCTATTAAATATCCCAATTAACTTCCAAATATGAACACTCAAACTGTGTTATTGAATATTGTACTGTTTTGGTActgtaaacatttttgttttgaagcaAATGTGACAAACTCAGAATaaagaatgtgtgtgaataaaagttcaatcaaaaatgttggatgctgtaaatatttaatggtgcttgtttttggtgtttgtttatgcttttcatatattatttattgccttgacatatataatatatagctTTTTGTGAAGctttcaaatatttgaatacACATTGTGAGTCCGGGATGTCTGACACATGAAGGTGGACAGCAATTTCATTTCATGGACAGACTGTTTCCGCGTTAGATAAACATCACTGAGGGACAGACgagattaaatattatttactgCTGGGCAACAGCGGCACAGCCTCAACTTcaaaaagtcagacttttaaAAGAATCCACTGAATATTGTGATGTCAAATGCACAGAGCTTGAAAGAAGCCGTTACTACAGTGAGATAAGTGTCAGGAATCTGATCAGAGCAGCTCCACCAAGCTGTGAAAAAGTCTGGGTGCCACACACCCCGTCTGCAGAGATGCTAAATCACAACTTACTATTCACAGATGAACTGAGGCGCGAGACGCAGTGAAAGATGGAAATATTCTCTGATAATCTGTGCATGAAATATGAGAAAATTAAGAAAAGGATTTTGCGATCACAGGAAAGAAAGAGGTAAAACTCATAAAAGGAAAGCTGAGAATGCACGCGGTCACCGTCCTCTGTGCTACTGTGCTCATCATTGGACACAGGGATGATAATTAAATACTGTATCTTATCTTACCTCATACCTgctctcctgtctctctgctcGGCTGTATCCTAACCCGCCAGTCAGCGGGGACAACAAAATAACCACAACTGCAGGAAAATCTCTTCATGCTTGGGGTCAGTGATGGGAGAGGAGATGTAGGATGAAAACAAATATCAGAAGGAAAGCTGGGAATGTGGGACAGAAGGTCCCGAAATGTCAGGTTACAGGGTCAAGTGATTCATcagctttttcttctcctccttttctctccccctctgcgGTATGATCTCCTCAATCATCACTGAGGTCTTCTAAATGCAATAGCCGATAGGCTTGAAGAACTCTGACCACTGTGTCGCAACAGGAGAAACTATTAACTGTTTCCTTGCACGTTGGTAAGACTAAAAAATCtgcacaaagagaaagaaaggaaagagaatGTTCGACGAAGCTGGAGCCACGAGGCGTTCAGCTTCAGCTATATGTCAGAGGCAGAACTGGGAAAGGAGCAAACGTAGTTATGTCACTGAATCAACTACTATCAATTAAGAACTACTCTGAATATGTaacttttgaataaaaaaaaaagaggaggttTTTACTCATCTGATTAGGGAACTAATGAAACAAACCTCTTTCAGATGTAGCCCCGTGAGGCAACCGGATTTCTCAACAAGCCACAATGTTGTCAGAAAGATTTATATGGTCATCTAACACCATGAAAACATTTGCTGTCTCTACTTTATACATCGAGAGAAGCACATCTCCTGACAAGGTTTTTCTGTTGCTCAGCTGGTTCGGAAATATTCCTAATTTAATCAGTAACGTTCAGGAGTTTGGGGTCATTTGAAGACAGGATGATGGCTGGTGAGAGCATCGCCCAGTGAGTGTGTTCAGACTTTTGAAAAGGGAACAGAAAAAGATGAGCTTGCCCGTGAGTCCCTGCAGAATTCCAAGAGCAGAGCTGATTTATGGTCTCAATCTAAACTAATGCAGGGGTTGTTTTATCCGCTCCCACAGCCGTACAAGTGGGAATCACACTCCCATTAGAGGAAAAACTCATGATTAAACCACATGAAACAGATAATTATCTCCACTCTGGGCTGAGAGCAGAGTCTCAGTGAGACAACCTTTATTCATGTGCTATCGGTAGACTTCTCGCCCATCCTTTTTTTAGATTAATGTTACACTTCTTTATAAACTCTGAAGCATGAGCGTGAAGTACAAAGCCTACATtgccaaaaaaaatattttttttttaaaatgatggcAGAGCCAGAGACGGAAATGATAAAAGGACCCAACGGATTATGTAAGTGACTTTGTTGATTTAATCAATCTAAGAGATATGTAACATATATTTTTAAagcattatttaattattggaGCTTGtatttcttgtttatttaaacacacagcGTTTGTTCTTGATTACTGTACTGTGCCTTAttccaaatttaaaaaatacaatgaatTCATGTCAGAAGCAATTTATctcttttaagtttttttataGTGTGCCAATCATGTTTCAAACCTATCAACATAATCAATATTGAACAGAAACTTGactaaataaaatttaaatccCAAATCAAGATGAAATTGCACACGTGCAAGAAAATCatatgaaaacatgacacattttgttCCATAAATCCTAAAATGTCTCACCACACaaaattctttctttctgcCACTAATTCTCacataacgataataataatgttgtacTCACTCATCGTTTCCCAGGAAAGATGTCTCTGTCCACAAAACCTTCTTGGTTTTCACTGCAGTCAAGGGAACCTTGGCCGGAGGAGGTTTCTTCAGGTTCTGGTCCTCGAGCAGTTTACAGCCGCTTAGAGCCGTCACTGGAGTTAGGATTTGGTCCGAGCTGACTGATGTGAGGTCAGTGCTGAGGTCAAACGATGTCCAAGAGGAATCAGAGGAGACCGACGGGCTGGTGTCCACCTTATCCACGAGAAATCTCTCTTCAAGGTCCATGGTGTGAGGATGGAGAGTACAGAATGGGATGATGGAAGctagagacacaaacaaacgagAAGATGGAGATGGGtgtcaaagagaaaaaaagcaaatcaAGAGATTTGAATGTGAGGATGAACAGTGAGGCGAATGTGTCAAAAGGCAAAAGCTTAGATTACAAGAGCAAGAGgagcaaaaaaactgaaagtgaTGCATCTGCACACTCCTAGTGGCTAAAAGCTTCTCAATCTGTTCTCGTTTGTCCCACTGAAGTGCTGAAAAgtgaggagaggaaggggaaaGATAACAAACCAATCTGGAAAGAAAAGAGATTGGGGATGGGAAGCCAGGGATTAAAGACAGTGAAACATGGAGCCTTGAGACTGGGATGGAAAGATACTGTAAATGTGCAcccacagcaaaaaaaaaaacgcagggatgaacacaaacaaaaagaaagagggaggaagCAAATGAAAGGTGCGAGATGATAGCTCACATCATTGCTTCCCGTTTTTTCCTCTTGCTCCAAAATTGAATCATGTGGTAAATGGATAGAGACAGCACGGGGTGCGAAATCGATGTGAGATGCAAGGAAAGGCCTGAACTGGTGGCTTCTGTGGCTACATGATAGCAGCAGGTAAGAGAGTGCTGTCTTGGGTTGCACTGATAAGCGGTTCATTACAAGAAGTCTGACCCAATCCAAATACAATTATGGTTCACCACTAAAACCTATTAGCACGTTtatgtggggaggggggggcccGGTTAGCAAACCTCCCATAGGAACAAAGGGGATAAACTGAGAGTGCTCCTTAATAGACAGTAAATATACATTATAGATGGAAGAAGCATTAAGTTTAAGtcttagatttgttgttttagcaatgaaACAATTACCATATAAAATagttttcaatcttttttttgtccaatttcaTGCCATAAATTGATTCTGTAATAACAATGTCAATCAAGATtgatttattcaagacatgcggAAGCATTAAATATTAGTTAAATTCATAATTTTGCCACTCTCAAAGGAAAATATAACTTTTAAACGTTGCTGAAACAACAAGGCTTGGTGGCCTAATGCTTTTTGTTTATATGAATGGATAAATACATTAAACCATAGCAAAATAACAATTAAAGGAAGGTATTTAATTTCAGTTAGACGTTTGTTGGCATGCAAATTACCAAGTGTTTTCActcttttaattttaactttAGACAAGAACATTAACGGCATCCATCATCTTTATGCTGCTTATCCTTTGAGGGTCGCAGCGAGACTGGAGCCAATTCCCGCTGACATTGGGAACGACGCCAGCCTATCACATTACACATTTAGACGTACAGGTAATTTACCCGCTCCAATCAACCTTAACCACAGTCTGCCGGGAGGAAGGCCTCAGCTgaagtgggatttgaacctgggATGTGAAAAAGTTCCCAAAATGTCAGACTATTTGTAAAACTGACATATGATTTTATTATACGATGGCCGGGAACTCAATTTACCAATACAAGTCATCTGTTTGTGTTGATCACAGAGCTCTCAGAGGACATAAAGGCTTCAAGAAAATTCACAACAGCCTGTGGGAGTACCTTGGGTGGACTCACATATGACAGCAAAATCTATGATCTCAAACTCTTTAACAACAATAATCGTTAAAAATCATTTATATTCTAGACTTGAAAACCATAGGGAGAAGTCCAAGGCACTTGGGCATTGTTATGTAGACCTGAAAACAGACATCACGCTTTCACCAGGGAGCCATGTCTTATCCACCATTTTAGTTGTTTAAAAGAAAGTTACCTATGTGTTTgacctgcgatggactggcgacctgccCCGGGTGTTGCCCCGCCTTTCgtcctgtcagctgggattagttCCAGTCGCTCCCCgacgctcatgtggaggataaagcagtctCCAATTAGCACTATAGCTAAACCCAGTCAAAGTGCTGAATTTTCAATCATTTGGAATCAAACATGTACAAAATTTGCACAACTTTCTCTGCCAACAAGATGCCTGATAATATAAGACTCACTTTCCTGACAAGGGTGCAGAGATAAGATCAAGACTTCAACTTGTCCAACAGTGGCACCATCACACCAGCAGTGATAAATCTGTCCCGTCACTCCGGCTGTTACTCTGGCAGCTTTTATTACCTCTGATTAAATGGTGTCACAGCAGCGTTAAATGTTTATACAAACAAGGCTCGCTCAAATACTTATGGATTGCTTTCAAGGAGTTGAATGACAATCAGAGGAGGGGTTGTTACGCAAGGTCAAAGTGACTTGATTAACATTCAGTGTAGACTGTAGGAGAGTGCACGCAAACACAAAGGTAAACTGACAGgttttagaaagaaaaaaaaatctttatttagATATCATCTCCATGAAGATGGAAAAGGAAATAGTGTTTTaccaaacaaagggaaacacagacaaactaTGTGCATAAAGGTTCAATATTTACATGACAATGTATCGACAAATGTTACATTATGCTGTGTGATGTGAGGTCTATTTTGATCCTTGTCAAGTTATAACCAGATTAATGTGCACGCAACAACAGCTgctttgtatttacattttcacaacatGACATACCAGAGCAAGAACTGTTCACAAGAACTGttaacatgtacagtaaaataACCACTTTTGTGATTGTTTGGTATTCTTGAAACTACAAATACCAACAACCTCAAGTTtgtcattttagtttttcaaCTTTCTGTCAGAGGAAACAACAGTGAgaggaaaaaggagaagaaaaagataGGACAGTCCATCATGGAAAACTGAAAACATCCCACTTCCAAAGCAGCAAAGCATCTCCAAGGTAGGAAGAGAGATTCCCACTGTGGCTTTAGAGGAATCATCTACTGAAGAAGCATTGGAAGCATAGCAGAATATGATCTCCAAGAGAGAACCCAGAACAACAGGGTTTTTCAAACCGTCTTCTCCAGCATCTGGCATCtatgaaaaaaaccaaaatattcCCAAAACTGTAGCCTCAGAAAGCATTAAAGTcccagcagagaggagaaggCTGCGCTGACTGTTTCTGGTGCCACATCTGTGTGGACCTCTACCAAAAATGAGGCTGCAGGCCAGGTAACAAAGGCAGGCGACAAGGAGATGGAAAAGGGCTCAGATGTAGCCATCTGCTAAGAGTTAAAGAAGCAGTGCATTTGATTCGCAGGGGAAGCTTCACATGCACAGGAAAGTACCTGAAGTAGACAAGTTAGTGGCACAGTAGGAGCAAATTCTTCTGCAAGGCAACAGGAGGAGAAGCTAATGTTAGTGCCAGAGAAGAGGGAAGGGAGATCCAAGAGCAAAAAAGCCCAACTCCAGAGAAAGCTGCTCATATCCATCTGCAGGTCAGTGTCGACTATCTGTAATGGAAGGTAAAGGAAACACAATGGCCAATGTCTCATTCAGAAAACGGGCCTTGGCTGTTTCATGCTGTAGTGGGCCTCGGATGCTGACACATATGCCGACTCAGGAAAAAAGTCCTCATGGAACTCTGCCAGAAacctaagagagagagagagagagagagaggggatgggaaggaagggaggagtgCAAAGAGAGGGAGATCTGGTGTTCAACACTGTTCTGTTCACAATAAATATTCAACATAAGCCGTGTGTGCAATGACAAAGTGCACTAACACGTTAGGATTACACGAAGCAACAAGCAACGGCAGCAAAGTCCCAACACAGTTCACGGCTCCCAAGATATCTTAGGCTCATTCCACATAAATCCCAGACCCTTTGGCCTCTGCCTGTGGATATATACGTTCGAGACAAAGCTCCTCATCCATATACCAATAACTATGACAGAAGGaatgagaacatgagaacaaCGGCCCAAGCATCAGAAAGGGAAAGAGTGAAAAAatcccaccctcctcctcctcctatctAATCAGTAGCAGGGAAAACTAATCCGGAATCGTCTTAGTATCCGCTATTCAGGCAAATCCTCTAAATCTTGCCATCTCATCTTAGCTCCACTGGCCTTCCTAATCTCAATGCAAACAAATTATCCTCATCAGAGGAGAAACGAGAAAACTTGAAgggacaataaagaaaaaaaattaatgttAGAAACCGTTACAGTAACGGTATGCGAGAGCTGAAATTAAGTAAATTTAGGTTAATTGAGCGAAGCCATCACTACGGcctaaaaggcttattctaaaagATTCATTACAAGGCACTAAACAGATTTCAATATGTAATTATTAATCAGAAAATCATTTATTTGGCTCTTTGGAGCCAGAAAATTCCGGCTCGTGCTAATCTTCATTGCTGTTAGATCAGTAATAACGCAAGACAAGCCGCTTTAGGCATACACATTGtaaatcagcacacacacacacacacacacaagtacgtCCCACACTTAATCGTAATCATTcttgcagagaaagagagagtgagagatcaACTGTGGCCAAATCCCAGAATGCTTTGCACTTCAGTTTCAGCGACATCAATCAGTTTCTGCATGCTCAGCACAATCTGCCATGAGGCTGAATTCAGAGAgaaagggacaaaaaaaaaaaaaagcaggaaggTTTTCCCGAAAGACACCGGCATTTTAGTGTGTGTCCAGTGTCCTGCAGCGTCCAACATGCTGGCCATATTAATTAGTTCCGAGGggggaaaagtaaagaaaaaacaatggaAATTATCTTCTCTTATACTAcaaaattaatgttttaaacatACGTGTGAATAGAGATGCAATGCAGTGCCACTGAAGTGAATTAGAACGCTTTCTATGACTGACACTGCattttatagatttattttacCAACATATTTCGcattctttctctctgtagttctttttcattctttccttttttcataCAGATAAGTCTTAAATCACTTTTTGCTGGTGCTGCCTTTTGCAGACTTTAATGATACCATTTCTTGTGCCACCAGGAACCACCAACACTGATGAAaacagggctgaacaattttgaataaatatccaaCTGCAACAGGAATTGCGATAGAATATGTGATATTAGAGGGAATGGAATTTTTTACGTCATCGTTATTCTCAGTTTCATAAGAAAAAAACTGTGATAtttctgtgagaaacaaagatgttctcttcagtctgtagaataagatgtgtctAGATCGAGACAATAAGtaatataaaattatattttgacacattttggctttaacacaTATTGCGCCACATTTGTCACAAGTTTTCATACTGCAGCCATGTCAGCTATTTTAAGATGCGGGTGGCACCAAGTACCAAGCCCtgatttatctttatttttggtTGAGTGGACGAAAACAGGcagttttttgtctttgtctgttctTTTGCCTACTCCATGGTGCGTTCAGGCGTTGCTCTGTAGCACTCCTCTGTGGCAGGAGGCAGTACTGTGAGTGTTTGATTAAAGAATGAGAGGGCCTAAATCCCCAAGGTTTGGGACCAGCTGAACTGAAGATCGCTCGGGAGGATTTAAAGATTAGGCTCCCGTGTGTGGGTGTTGTGTAACACCCACtcatctccctccctccaaCACATTCTCTTTCTCACTCCATCCCACCCTCATATTCTCACTTATTTGTATGTCTCTGGGTGATTTTGAGGCATGAATGAtcattttttaatacatttaccaaccttcatttttttaatctattacTTGCACTTCAGCACATAAGCTTCTGACACGTATGTGCAGCCCAAACCTGGCAGTTAACGGCGAGTCTTAATGCTTAGCTGGGTCAAACCTCAGGTAATGAATCGTGCTGGGTATTAGCAAGGTGCAAATTCAATGATCTGTTAATTCATGTCAGCAATACATCTATTTAATGATTCATCCTCCACGGAAATTAAACATGATTACATAGTTTCTTTACAGCTGACAGCACTATCCGTTTTCCCAGACTGAGATTTAAATGTGATGCCTTAAGAGGGGAGAAAAGCATGCTTTTGGTTAAGTTTTTAATGgatgaagttgtttttaaagtgcagaATTCTACTTTATATTTTGCTTCACCATAAGCTGTTCTTTTAAGAGAGATAAATTGGGACTTTAATGCATTAAAATGATACCTTATCCATCTCTTCCttggttttaaaacaaacacttattgTAAATATTGCACTCACTGCTCTATAAACCTCGAATATAAAAGTAGTACTGTTGATTTTATGATACTGATCAATTACCTGAGAAAAAGTTCCAAATGCTTGACCAAGGCTCTGAGATTCCTCTCAGGGATCTGCATCTTTCCCAGGATCTCAGGAAGCTTCActggaagaagaaaagacagcaAACGAGACAATGCATGTAAGTAAAACAGCTAGACatccacacacaccacaaccaGAGGTGGATTCATGGAAATAAGTGAAGCTATCATCTACCAAATAGCCGCAGGAGGTGCTGTGACCCATACAGGTAAGACGGTGGAGGAGGCTGGTCATTCATAGGGTAATTATCAGGAGTCAGTTTCCAGCTCAGCACCTGTTTGACAGAGGAAACGTTTTATTACGTAAAACACTTCCATATCATGTTGTAGTCCTTGAGAGTggttttctattttctcttttcagtgACCATACGTTCATCACCTCATTGAGCTCATTGTTTCTGCGGCTCTCCAGGCCATAGAATGGACCACTTCGCTCTTTGCTTGGTGTCAAAGGCAATGGGGAAGATGAGCCACTGTGCACTGGGGTTTctggacagagacaaacagcagaCGGAGGAATACAATGGATGTATGATAGAGTTCATTGCTGCTTGCAAATAGCTAAAAAGAAACCACTAACAGAGAAAGATATTGTAACTTTGATAATTCTTTGGGGCCCTTGAGTGGGAGGATCAATGTGGAGGGGGAAAAGGGTAAGATACCACCATCTACTGGGCAAACCTGGTTACTACACAAACTGTTGCTGTACTGTGACTTCATGAAAAGCTGTTATTAAACAATTATCAGCATgatcaaaaaaaggaaaaacattgtcacatatattttatgtttgctTACTTCTGTCAAGGTTGAGGAAGAACTTGGGCTGGGACGAGACGTCGACCACACGCCGTTTCAGCAGGGGTGACGCTGTGGCACTGCCCCCACCTGAAACATTACATCCATGTTTTGGTTAACATCAGAGAGACCACAAGAAGTTCTCAACTGATAAGCACCAGGTGATTacctccactgctgccttcagcTGGCCGGTCACCACCAGAAGTGTTCCTGGTGGAGCGTCTGAGTGACTGGGACTGGTACGAGATGCAGTCCATGTCAGGGTGGCGTCGGCGCTTTGGGGTGGGGGCTGGGGCAGTGGGGGTGGTGGCGGAGTTGTCACTCAACGCTGGCTGGCTGTCTGTGGACTGAGGAGTAGGAGGGTTGTGGCCCAATGGGCTCGGGCTGCGCTCTCGCTgggcacttcagaaacatgagaagaaaaaaaaatgtagtgtaTCCCAACCAGGAAGCAGCGATTTATCTTGATTAATGGCAGCACACTTACTTGCTTGAGCAGGGGGAGCCCTCATTCATTGCCAGGAAGAGCCTGGTGGAGCTGACCTTTTTAAATTGGGCTTGTTCACAGGGATAAAGGAGGA
This genomic interval from Solea solea chromosome 2, fSolSol10.1, whole genome shotgun sequence contains the following:
- the LOC131446415 gene encoding male-specific lethal 3 homolog isoform X2, with amino-acid sequence MKRKGWSKRRRRQSGTKSSLKTLPKEDDSDDACLISSSGSSDGDDSDPDSSNSGESTFSEDINKMRVEPDMNIKRETEEKIVHIDISIPDILKKKLEDDCFYINKRKKLVMVPCQMNVVHILESYVKHFAINKAFMANERYRRQQNTTQSSSPQPIPPEKSEELCKEMVDGLRITFDFTLPMILLYPCEQAQFKKVSSTRLFLAMNEGSPCSSNAQRERSPSPLGHNPPTPQSTDSQPALSDNSATTPTAPAPTPKRRRHPDMDCISYQSQSLRRSTRNTSGGDRPAEGSSGGGGSATASPLLKRRVVDVSSQPKFFLNLDRKTPVHSGSSSPLPLTPSKERSGPFYGLESRRNNELNEVLSWKLTPDNYPMNDQPPPPSYLYGSQHLLRLFVKLPEILGKMQIPERNLRALVKHLELFLRFLAEFHEDFFPESAYVSASEAHYSMKQPRPVF